Proteins encoded in a region of the Chryseobacterium piperi genome:
- a CDS encoding DUF456 domain-containing protein, with product MDTTLINILCLILLVLGILGTFLPVLPGLLLSLGGLLIYKFGTDSDLPMLYIWVFGILTAASAVLNYVIPARTNKKYGGTTWGSVGSVIGTIVGMFLPIPLGFLIGMFAGVFIGELLHDSKDMNKALKSTKGAFIGFIYGTGFSFVVGVAMFLVVVLDMLNYI from the coding sequence ATGGATACAACATTAATTAATATTCTCTGCCTTATTCTTTTAGTCCTGGGAATACTAGGAACCTTTCTTCCCGTCTTACCCGGGTTATTATTAAGCCTCGGAGGATTATTGATTTATAAATTCGGGACAGATTCTGATTTGCCTATGCTGTATATCTGGGTTTTCGGAATTCTCACCGCAGCTTCCGCAGTTTTAAATTATGTAATCCCTGCAAGGACCAATAAAAAATACGGTGGTACGACATGGGGAAGTGTAGGCTCAGTTATCGGAACAATTGTCGGGATGTTTCTCCCAATCCCATTAGGATTTTTAATTGGAATGTTTGCCGGGGTATTTATCGGGGAATTACTCCATGACAGCAAAGACATGAATAAGGCCCTGAAATCAACAAAGGGAGCCTTTATAGGTTTTATTTATGGAACAGGATTCAGCTTTGTGGTAGGTGTGGCAATGTTTTTGGTAGTAGTATTAGATATGCTTAATTATATTTAA
- a CDS encoding mechanosensitive ion channel family protein, producing the protein MKDELQDTKDFLQDISDQIHYFVRNNVPNDFVLICQIILKFLFLAGVVYLLDFIFKILVNTIFKYFFDKEKYPALKSIYQSRITNSIVHLGALSFAESALKSVFWRHPKSFELLGVIVGVSIIFVIAGMLFRALTALRNYFVIKQDFYKIMALNAISESVKIFGIFILTVVGICLIFGIKGGTILGSLGAITAVLVLVFRDTILGFVTGLHVATSKNMKVGDWIGIPKYNIEGNIADISLLTTKITNFDKTVSTIPTYDLLTTEIKNLQVMSESNTRRIKKSIFFNINSFKFLNDEDIERLKDINLISEYLEGKSVEIRNEKEKLAHKDKIVNGRQLTNIGVFRYYAQKYIENDPDIDEKGMRMVRQLDITPHGLPLEIYCFTNDSKWERFEQIQADIFDHLLVASKEFDLQVMQVTLKV; encoded by the coding sequence ATGAAAGACGAACTACAAGACACTAAAGACTTTTTGCAGGATATAAGCGATCAGATCCATTATTTTGTAAGAAATAATGTGCCGAATGATTTCGTACTTATTTGTCAGATCATCCTTAAATTTTTATTTTTAGCAGGGGTGGTCTATCTGTTGGATTTCATTTTTAAAATTCTGGTCAATACCATATTTAAATATTTTTTTGATAAAGAGAAATATCCGGCTTTAAAATCAATCTACCAATCCAGGATTACCAATTCAATTGTTCACTTAGGGGCATTAAGCTTTGCAGAATCAGCTTTAAAATCTGTTTTTTGGAGACATCCTAAAAGTTTCGAGCTCTTAGGAGTTATTGTAGGTGTATCTATTATTTTTGTTATTGCAGGAATGCTGTTCAGAGCACTAACTGCTTTAAGAAATTATTTTGTAATCAAGCAGGATTTTTATAAAATAATGGCTTTAAATGCTATTTCAGAATCAGTCAAGATTTTTGGAATCTTCATTCTTACTGTGGTGGGGATTTGTCTGATTTTCGGTATAAAAGGTGGAACTATTTTAGGAAGCTTAGGGGCGATCACTGCTGTTTTGGTCCTTGTTTTCAGAGATACAATTCTAGGATTTGTAACCGGATTGCATGTAGCCACATCTAAAAATATGAAGGTAGGAGACTGGATCGGAATTCCTAAATATAATATTGAAGGGAATATTGCAGATATCAGTCTTTTGACAACAAAGATTACCAATTTTGATAAAACGGTTTCCACTATTCCAACTTATGATTTGTTGACGACAGAAATCAAGAATCTTCAGGTCATGTCCGAATCGAATACAAGGCGGATCAAAAAGTCAATTTTTTTCAATATCAATTCTTTTAAATTTTTAAATGATGAAGATATTGAACGTCTGAAAGATATCAATCTCATTTCTGAATACCTTGAAGGAAAGAGTGTAGAGATCAGAAATGAAAAAGAAAAACTCGCTCACAAAGATAAAATTGTTAACGGAAGACAGCTGACCAATATTGGAGTGTTCAGATATTATGCTCAAAAGTATATTGAGAATGATCCTGATATCGATGAAAAAGGAATGAGAATGGTTCGCCAGTTGGATATCACGCCTCATGGTTTGCCCTTGGAAATTTATTGTTTTACCAATGATTCTAAATGGGAACGTTTTGAACAGATTCAGGCAGATATTTTCGACCATTTATTAGTGGCTTCCAAAGAATTTGATCTACAGGTAATGCAGGTAACGCTAAAAGTATGA
- a CDS encoding pyridoxine 5'-phosphate synthase: MTKLSVNINKIATLRNARGGETPSVTEAAVKIQEFGGQGITIHPRPDERHITRKDVYDLKPLVTTEFNIEGNPHRSFIDMVLEVKPEQVTLVPDADDAITSNAGWDTKKHLDFLKEIIAEFKNAGIRTSIFLDPTPELVEYAAKTGADRIELYTEAYAKNYLINKEQAIQPYYTTAVEAGNFGLGVNAGHDLSLENLKYFADNIPNLLEVSIGHALVSEALYMGMENTIQAYLKRLAKW; the protein is encoded by the coding sequence ATGACAAAACTAAGTGTAAACATTAATAAAATTGCTACTTTAAGGAATGCAAGAGGAGGCGAAACGCCAAGTGTAACAGAAGCGGCAGTAAAAATTCAGGAATTCGGAGGACAGGGAATCACCATCCATCCGAGGCCCGATGAAAGGCATATTACAAGAAAAGATGTTTATGATCTGAAACCTTTGGTTACAACAGAATTTAATATTGAAGGAAATCCACATCGTTCATTTATTGATATGGTGCTGGAAGTAAAACCTGAGCAGGTTACACTGGTTCCCGATGCGGATGACGCGATTACTTCCAATGCGGGCTGGGATACCAAAAAGCATTTGGATTTTCTTAAAGAAATCATTGCTGAGTTTAAAAATGCAGGAATCCGGACTTCAATTTTTCTTGATCCAACTCCTGAATTGGTTGAATATGCTGCAAAAACGGGAGCAGACAGGATTGAACTTTATACAGAAGCCTATGCGAAAAATTATCTGATTAATAAAGAACAAGCCATACAGCCTTATTATACAACAGCTGTTGAAGCGGGTAATTTTGGATTAGGAGTAAATGCCGGGCATGATCTCAGCCTTGAAAATTTAAAATATTTTGCTGATAATATTCCAAATTTACTGGAAGTTTCAATAGGTCATGCTTTAGTTTCTGAAGCGTTGTATATGGGAATGGAAAATACAATTCAGGCATATCTGAAGAGGTTGGCAAAATGGTAA
- a CDS encoding alpha/beta fold hydrolase: MEILHSKIFGEEKSSTPLLVFHGLFGMLDNWGSFGKELGEFLPVHLLDLRNHGRSFHSESMTHDDLADDIARYMEHQGIEKAHVLGHSLGGKAVMQFAVKYPEKVEKLIVVDMTPKAYPPHHQGIIKGLESVDFNTVGSRSDVEAVLSQYIPEKSTIQFLAKSLYWNDEKKLNWRFNLKTLSEKYNEFVSNAIKFGVFEGDTLFISGEKSNYILPQDEYIIKQQFPKATIVVVKNAGHWVQADNPVDFTNVVKQFLGLN, encoded by the coding sequence ATGGAAATTTTACATTCAAAAATATTTGGCGAAGAAAAATCGTCGACTCCTCTTTTGGTATTTCACGGATTATTTGGAATGCTAGATAACTGGGGGAGTTTTGGGAAAGAATTGGGGGAATTTTTACCCGTTCATTTATTAGACTTACGAAATCATGGCAGAAGCTTTCATTCTGAGAGCATGACTCATGATGATCTGGCAGATGATATTGCCCGTTATATGGAACATCAGGGAATTGAGAAAGCTCATGTATTAGGGCATTCTCTAGGTGGAAAAGCGGTAATGCAGTTTGCTGTCAAATATCCTGAAAAAGTTGAAAAACTGATTGTTGTTGATATGACTCCTAAAGCTTATCCTCCGCATCATCAGGGTATTATTAAAGGATTGGAAAGTGTTGATTTTAATACAGTCGGTTCAAGAAGTGATGTTGAAGCTGTTTTAAGCCAATACATTCCTGAAAAGTCAACGATTCAGTTTTTGGCTAAAAGTCTCTATTGGAATGATGAAAAAAAGCTGAACTGGAGATTTAATCTTAAAACTTTGTCTGAAAAATACAATGAATTTGTTTCCAATGCCATCAAATTTGGTGTTTTTGAGGGAGATACCTTATTTATTTCAGGAGAAAAATCCAATTATATTTTGCCGCAGGATGAGTACATTATTAAGCAACAGTTCCCAAAGGCTACAATAGTAGTTGTGAAAAATGCTGGACATTGGGTTCAGGCAGATAATCCTGTTGATTTTACTAATGTTGTTAAGCAATTTTTAGGTTTAAATTGA
- a CDS encoding microviridin/marinostatin family tricyclic proteinase inhibitor encodes MKNKKQKKPFFASFLEKQIQDPEKVTGGGTITTPSIDVVTIPTRDNITSFVTDNITTPGNDHVTLKYPSDSDESGPLE; translated from the coding sequence ATGAAAAACAAAAAACAAAAAAAACCATTCTTTGCTTCGTTTTTAGAGAAACAAATTCAGGATCCTGAAAAAGTAACCGGTGGAGGAACTATTACAACGCCTAGTATAGATGTTGTAACGATTCCTACAAGAGATAATATTACTTCTTTTGTAACTGATAATATAACGACTCCGGGAAATGATCATGTGACCTTAAAATACCCGTCTGATAGCGACGAGTCGGGACCTCTTGAATAG
- a CDS encoding microviridin/marinostatin family tricyclic proteinase inhibitor: MKNKNSKKKPFFASFLEKQLKDPQSVTGGGPDITIPERDVVTKPTVDLAHTMKYPSDGDDDAPTV, translated from the coding sequence ATGAAAAACAAGAATTCAAAGAAAAAGCCATTTTTCGCATCATTCCTTGAGAAGCAATTAAAAGATCCACAATCTGTTACAGGAGGAGGACCTGACATTACAATTCCAGAAAGAGATGTTGTTACAAAGCCAACAGTAGATTTGGCACATACTATGAAATATCCATCTGATGGAGATGATGATGCTCCAACAGTATAA
- a CDS encoding MvdC/MvdD family ATP grasp protein → MILCITHSNDFYNIDIFFEYLTSKNIPHFRLNSDRMNHLQKISITENSFELTDEYGNLLRSEEIKAVWHRKAWKITVPEELDKDYERIFLNEYGSLRYNLHTFLENIPWINPYEQERKIDGNKLYQLKVAQRNQLVIPKTLFSNDEKKITEFFYEHCNGKAVAKLHGVVEKSMSGENLLSTTIIDEENLEFISDIEYCPMIFQPYVEKEYELRIVYLDGIFFTGKINNSEHVDWRVSPGNHFWSAYELPEDIKSRLTLMMKEMGLYMGAIDMIKGKDGNYYFLEVNPQGEWGMLQKELDFPIAESIADNLIKRMKTNEQ, encoded by the coding sequence ATGATTCTTTGTATCACTCACTCTAATGATTTTTATAATATTGATATTTTCTTTGAATATCTTACTTCCAAAAACATTCCTCATTTCAGGTTGAATTCTGATCGTATGAACCATCTTCAGAAGATAAGCATTACTGAAAATTCTTTTGAACTGACAGATGAATACGGAAATTTGCTTCGCTCTGAAGAGATAAAAGCGGTCTGGCATAGAAAAGCCTGGAAGATTACGGTTCCTGAAGAGCTGGATAAAGATTATGAGCGAATTTTTCTAAATGAATATGGAAGCCTTAGATATAATCTCCATACTTTTTTAGAAAATATTCCCTGGATTAATCCGTACGAACAGGAAAGGAAAATAGATGGAAATAAGCTATATCAATTAAAGGTTGCTCAGAGAAATCAGTTGGTGATTCCTAAAACACTTTTTTCCAATGATGAAAAGAAAATAACCGAATTCTTTTATGAGCATTGCAATGGGAAAGCAGTTGCCAAGCTTCATGGTGTTGTTGAGAAATCAATGAGTGGCGAAAATTTACTTTCCACAACCATAATTGATGAAGAGAATTTGGAATTTATTTCAGATATTGAATATTGTCCTATGATTTTTCAGCCCTATGTTGAAAAAGAATATGAGCTGAGGATTGTATATCTGGATGGGATATTTTTTACCGGGAAAATTAATAATAGCGAGCATGTAGACTGGCGCGTGAGTCCGGGTAATCATTTCTGGTCTGCCTATGAGTTGCCTGAAGATATTAAATCCCGTTTGACTCTTATGATGAAAGAGATGGGATTATATATGGGAGCGATCGACATGATCAAAGGAAAAGACGGGAACTATTATTTCCTTGAGGTCAATCCGCAAGGAGAGTGGGGAATGCTACAAAAAGAATTAGACTTTCCTATTGCGGAAAGTATTGCTGATAACCTTATCAAAAGAATGAAAACCAATGAACAATAA
- a CDS encoding MvdC/MvdD family ATP grasp protein — MNNKILIITHTGDNFSIEKVTEYIGKNNFEVIRFDVDLYPLKNKLSTTFQDGKWICILETPEAKHRLDDIAAVWYRRAYNMGSGLKEEIDAKFYGPAMGEIRTTLFGFLESIDAYALGKPSVYRRLDSKEEQLKIADKIGFKIPETCITNNPEEAKAFILKHKNVVGKMQSGFAIYEDGVENVVFTNVIKDENLEELDSLLYCPMQFQKRIEKKKELRVTVVGQDVYAFEIDSQQSEEAKVDWRKDGVNLIDKWIRTELPKDIEEKVLELLDVYHVDYGALDIIVSPEDEYYFIEINAAGEFFWLDNLTEDNLISKSIADVLCDKAPRRNNMVLA, encoded by the coding sequence ATGAACAATAAAATTTTAATCATTACCCATACAGGGGATAATTTTTCAATAGAAAAAGTAACGGAGTATATCGGAAAAAACAATTTTGAAGTAATCCGATTTGATGTAGATTTATATCCTTTAAAAAATAAATTATCAACTACATTTCAGGATGGAAAGTGGATTTGTATCCTTGAAACTCCTGAAGCTAAGCATCGTCTGGACGATATTGCTGCAGTATGGTACAGGAGGGCTTATAATATGGGAAGTGGTTTAAAAGAAGAAATAGATGCTAAATTCTATGGTCCGGCGATGGGTGAAATAAGAACCACACTTTTTGGATTTTTAGAATCTATTGATGCATATGCTTTAGGGAAACCGAGTGTATACCGAAGATTAGACAGTAAGGAAGAACAACTGAAAATAGCGGATAAGATAGGATTTAAAATTCCTGAAACCTGTATTACCAATAATCCCGAGGAAGCAAAAGCTTTTATTCTTAAACACAAAAATGTGGTCGGGAAAATGCAGTCGGGTTTTGCTATTTATGAGGATGGTGTCGAGAATGTAGTATTTACCAATGTTATAAAAGATGAAAATCTTGAAGAACTCGATTCGCTGCTATACTGTCCGATGCAGTTTCAGAAAAGGATAGAAAAGAAGAAAGAGCTGAGGGTAACGGTAGTAGGACAGGATGTTTATGCTTTTGAGATCGATTCTCAGCAATCTGAGGAGGCAAAAGTAGATTGGAGAAAAGATGGTGTAAATCTGATTGACAAATGGATCCGTACAGAACTTCCGAAAGATATCGAAGAAAAGGTATTAGAGCTTTTAGATGTTTATCATGTGGATTACGGAGCCTTGGATATTATTGTTTCTCCTGAAGATGAATATTATTTTATTGAGATTAATGCTGCCGGAGAGTTTTTCTGGTTGGATAATCTTACAGAAGATAATTTAATTTCTAAAAGTATTGCGGATGTTTTATGTGATAAAGCACCGAGAAGAAATAATATGGTATTGGCTTAA
- a CDS encoding NAD-dependent epimerase/dehydratase family protein: MVFVTGATGILGRVLVLELLKRGKRVRASKRSASDLKEVKHSYQFYTENPDDFFDKIEWVDVDFDDINSLQEALKGVQEVYHCAAKVSFHPKDEKEMYHTNIKGTENLLFACEGSDVTKFLHVSSVAVLDGFNEKGELDETSDFNPKIDHPAYAISKHLSEMEIWRASAEGLNTIIINPAIIIGSGNWNQSSGELFSTFEKNSFTFSGGSAYVDVRDVAKISVDLMDKGAFGERFILISESKRYAEVGKQIRSRLGLKDAKILSQTMLNVGRLANILFGWLIPQLKIVTKSNIESVTSFTTISNQKIKERLSYQFIPVSESIDFHLNNYINDKKLKN, encoded by the coding sequence ATGGTTTTTGTAACGGGAGCAACCGGAATTTTGGGCAGAGTACTTGTTTTAGAACTTCTGAAAAGAGGTAAAAGAGTACGTGCATCCAAAAGATCTGCAAGCGATTTAAAGGAAGTAAAACATTCATATCAGTTTTATACGGAAAATCCTGATGATTTTTTTGATAAAATAGAATGGGTAGATGTAGATTTTGATGATATTAATTCTTTGCAGGAAGCTTTGAAAGGAGTGCAAGAAGTATATCATTGTGCTGCCAAAGTGAGTTTTCATCCCAAGGATGAAAAAGAAATGTATCATACCAATATCAAAGGTACAGAGAATCTTCTGTTTGCCTGCGAAGGTTCTGATGTTACAAAATTCCTTCATGTAAGTTCTGTTGCCGTTTTAGACGGTTTCAACGAGAAAGGAGAGTTGGATGAGACTTCCGATTTCAATCCGAAAATCGATCATCCTGCCTATGCTATTTCTAAACATTTATCTGAAATGGAAATTTGGAGGGCATCTGCAGAAGGCTTGAATACAATCATTATCAATCCTGCTATTATCATTGGAAGTGGAAATTGGAATCAAAGTAGTGGAGAATTATTCTCGACTTTTGAAAAAAATAGCTTTACTTTCTCAGGAGGATCAGCGTATGTTGATGTGAGGGATGTTGCAAAGATCTCTGTTGATCTTATGGATAAAGGTGCTTTTGGAGAACGTTTTATTCTCATTTCAGAAAGTAAAAGATATGCTGAGGTTGGGAAACAAATTCGCAGCAGACTAGGATTAAAAGATGCAAAAATCCTTTCTCAGACAATGCTTAATGTTGGAAGGTTGGCCAATATCCTTTTTGGATGGCTGATTCCTCAACTGAAAATTGTTACCAAATCAAATATTGAATCCGTAACTTCTTTTACTACGATTTCAAATCAGAAAATTAAAGAAAGGCTTAGCTACCAGTTTATTCCGGTAAGTGAAAGTATTGATTTTCATCTCAATAATTATATTAACGACAAAAAGCTGAAGAACTAA
- a CDS encoding AMP-dependent synthetase/ligase, with translation MNLAEAIINKNVETHPLKSAIGFKTKEAWKELSWKKFSEMIFKTANALKNVGVQEGDKVAIYSDNSAEWMIFDLASMSIGAITVPIYTTNNAEQAEYIINDAQAKVILVGNQEQYDASFEIVNKEASSLHTVIITKKAVWIKKENSFYLEDFIAKASPKLEICHKEYEDVATLIYTSGTTGTPKGVMLTHGNFIKAFDAHFEFFTFKNFEEELSLAFLPLSHVFERSWSLLSLYGGARVYFLEDPKNIAKALVEVKPTMMCAVPRFFQKIYAGVNDMAAESSSLKKKIFNWALKVGSETAELRRNEISAPLGLKIKESIANMLVFSKIKEKMGGRLWFLPCGGASLSPEVTRFFESVGIHVTVGYGLTETTATLTLFPLTHFEHATSGKPLPGVEIRIGEKDEIQARGNGIMKGYYNKPEDTKAVFTEDGWFKTGDAGKFDDKGNLIITDRIKDLMKTSNGKYIAPQQIENLLTNNNYIQQIVLIAEGRQFVSALIVPNFEFLEDYIKKNNIPFTSWAELVKSEQIITLYKNKIKELQEHLADFEKVKKFTLMPSEFEINTGEITPTLKIKRNVVLKKYEDIIEKMY, from the coding sequence ATGAATCTTGCAGAAGCTATTATCAATAAAAATGTAGAGACTCACCCTTTAAAATCAGCTATTGGTTTTAAAACTAAAGAAGCCTGGAAAGAACTGAGCTGGAAGAAATTCAGCGAAATGATTTTTAAAACAGCTAATGCCCTTAAAAATGTGGGTGTTCAGGAAGGTGATAAGGTGGCTATTTATTCGGATAATTCTGCCGAATGGATGATTTTTGACCTGGCCTCGATGTCAATCGGAGCGATTACAGTACCTATTTACACTACCAATAACGCTGAACAGGCGGAATATATCATTAATGATGCACAGGCAAAAGTAATTCTAGTTGGCAACCAGGAGCAATATGATGCTTCTTTTGAAATTGTAAATAAGGAGGCAAGCTCTCTTCATACAGTTATAATTACTAAAAAAGCGGTCTGGATAAAAAAAGAAAACAGTTTTTATTTAGAAGATTTTATTGCAAAAGCATCTCCAAAGCTGGAGATATGTCATAAAGAATATGAAGATGTAGCAACGCTTATCTATACTTCAGGGACCACAGGGACACCTAAAGGAGTGATGCTGACTCATGGTAACTTCATCAAAGCTTTTGATGCTCATTTTGAATTCTTTACATTTAAAAACTTTGAAGAAGAGCTGTCTCTGGCATTTTTACCCCTCAGCCATGTTTTTGAAAGAAGCTGGAGCCTGCTTTCTTTGTATGGCGGAGCAAGAGTTTATTTTTTAGAAGATCCTAAAAATATAGCAAAAGCTTTAGTGGAAGTGAAGCCGACAATGATGTGTGCTGTTCCCCGGTTTTTCCAGAAGATCTATGCCGGAGTGAATGATATGGCCGCTGAAAGCTCCTCTTTAAAAAAGAAAATCTTTAACTGGGCATTGAAAGTAGGTTCAGAAACAGCAGAGCTGAGAAGAAATGAAATCTCAGCACCGTTAGGATTGAAAATAAAAGAATCTATTGCCAATATGCTGGTCTTTAGTAAGATCAAGGAAAAGATGGGTGGAAGACTTTGGTTCTTACCTTGTGGTGGAGCTTCTTTATCTCCTGAAGTTACCCGTTTTTTTGAGTCCGTAGGGATTCACGTTACAGTAGGATATGGTTTGACGGAAACGACGGCTACTTTAACACTTTTCCCATTGACTCATTTTGAACATGCTACCAGTGGAAAACCACTGCCCGGTGTAGAAATACGAATAGGTGAAAAGGATGAGATCCAGGCACGTGGAAATGGTATTATGAAGGGGTATTACAACAAGCCTGAAGATACAAAAGCTGTATTTACGGAAGATGGCTGGTTTAAAACCGGAGATGCTGGTAAATTTGACGATAAAGGAAATTTAATCATTACTGACAGGATTAAAGACCTTATGAAAACTTCCAACGGAAAATATATTGCACCACAGCAGATTGAAAATCTTTTAACCAATAATAATTATATCCAGCAGATTGTATTAATTGCAGAAGGAAGACAGTTTGTTTCCGCTTTGATCGTTCCGAATTTTGAATTTCTGGAAGATTATATCAAAAAGAATAATATTCCTTTTACAAGCTGGGCTGAATTGGTGAAAAGTGAGCAGATCATTACACTTTATAAAAATAAAATTAAAGAATTACAGGAACACCTGGCGGATTTTGAAAAGGTTAAAAAGTTTACACTAATGCCTTCGGAATTTGAGATCAATACAGGAGAAATTACACCTACTTTGAAGATCAAGAGAAATGTAGTTCTTAAGAAATACGAAGATATTATTGAGAAAATGTATTAA
- a CDS encoding diphosphomevalonate/mevalonate 3,5-bisphosphate decarboxylase family protein: MTTQEFLGKQNFTINTQTVSESCPSNIALIKYWGKYEQQIPANPSISYTLNHCKTNTTIEFFANEPFSVQTFLSGNEEQKFAEKIEKYFQNIEQYLPWILKGKYIIKTENTFPHSSGIASSASGFGAIAKCLMKLDDHFSGKISEEDALRKASFLARLGSGSACRSLYNGLVVWGDSDEVSGSSDLFAVQYPNTEVHEVFRDFNDWVLLIHEGQKSVSSTVGHGLMKTNPYAERRFQEARENFIPMKSILKSGDLESFIKLVEHEALTLHAMMMMSDPAFILMKTGTLEVINKIWDFRRETQLPLFFTLDAGANVHLLFPNNGTEEQVKGFIETELLQHTQKNGVVKDIMKF; encoded by the coding sequence ATGACAACACAAGAATTTTTAGGGAAACAAAATTTTACCATCAACACACAAACGGTTTCAGAAAGCTGTCCATCCAATATTGCTTTGATTAAATACTGGGGGAAATATGAACAGCAGATTCCTGCAAACCCAAGTATCAGCTATACCCTAAACCATTGTAAAACGAACACAACTATAGAGTTTTTTGCAAATGAACCTTTTTCTGTACAGACTTTTTTATCTGGAAATGAAGAACAGAAATTCGCTGAAAAAATTGAAAAATATTTTCAAAATATAGAACAGTATTTGCCCTGGATATTAAAAGGAAAATATATCATCAAAACTGAGAATACCTTTCCCCATAGTTCAGGGATTGCGAGTTCAGCCTCAGGATTTGGAGCTATTGCCAAATGTCTGATGAAACTGGACGATCATTTTTCGGGGAAGATATCTGAAGAAGATGCTCTGAGAAAAGCTTCATTTTTGGCGAGACTGGGAAGTGGAAGCGCCTGCCGAAGCTTGTATAACGGATTGGTAGTTTGGGGTGATTCTGATGAGGTTTCCGGAAGCTCAGATTTATTTGCTGTTCAATATCCGAATACTGAAGTTCACGAAGTTTTCAGAGATTTTAATGATTGGGTACTATTAATTCATGAAGGTCAGAAAAGCGTTTCTTCGACTGTAGGTCATGGTTTGATGAAAACGAATCCTTATGCAGAAAGGAGATTTCAGGAAGCGAGAGAAAATTTTATTCCAATGAAATCAATTCTTAAAAGCGGGGACTTGGAAAGCTTTATCAAATTAGTGGAACACGAAGCATTAACTCTTCATGCCATGATGATGATGAGTGATCCTGCATTTATTTTGATGAAAACAGGAACTCTGGAAGTGATTAACAAAATCTGGGATTTTAGAAGAGAAACTCAATTGCCGCTATTCTTTACTCTGGATGCGGGAGCTAACGTTCACCTTTTATTCCCTAATAATGGAACGGAAGAACAGGTTAAAGGTTTTATAGAAACTGAACTATTACAGCATACTCAGAAGAATGGGGTAGTGAAAGATATTATGAAGTTTTAA